The following proteins are encoded in a genomic region of Salminus brasiliensis chromosome 25, fSalBra1.hap2, whole genome shotgun sequence:
- the plekha3 gene encoding pleckstrin homology domain-containing family A member 3, with translation MEGVLYKWTNYMTGWQPRWFVLDNGIISYYDSQDDVCKGSKGSIKMSVCEIKVHPTDNTRLELIIPGEQHFYVKAVNAAERQKWLVALGSSKAGLVDTRTKKERELTETTESLKTKMSELRLYCDLLMQQVHTIQESVEQEGDHLETRNEASSLLSATCNTFIQTLEECMKIANSKFQTDMLQSSPSDPLMSPVSPSPVQMAKMKRSISHPGTYSYERSSVQKECVAVQRSSQRRTRTCSDTEALSDAGTEEMERPMLVPKASLNGDTATVIPEEMGMGTRFGSETDTPESDLSL, from the exons ATGGAAGGCGTACTTTACAAATGGACCAATTACATGACAG GATGGCAGCCACGGTGGTTTGTATTGGACAATGGAATCATTTCATATTACGACTCCCAAGATGATGTCTGCAAAGGCAGCAAGGGCAGTATAAAGATGTCAGTGTGTGAAATTAAAG TTCACCCAACGGATAATACGAGGCTGGAACTGATCATACCAGGAGAGCAGCATTTTTATGTGAAAGCGGTAAATgcagctgaaagacagaaaTGGCTGGTGGCTCTGGGGAGCTCAAAGGCTGGCCTAGTCGACACAAGAACCAAAAAGGAGAGAG AACTAACAGAGACCACTGAGTCACTGAAAACCAAGATGTCAGAACTGCGTTTGTACTGTGACTTACTAATGCAACAGGTCCACACCATTCAGGAGTCAGTGGAACAGGAGGGAGATCATTTAGAG ACGAGGAATGAGGCTTCGTCTTTACTGAGTGCCACATGTAATACCTTTATTCAGACATTGGAGGAGTGTATGAAGATTGCCAACTCCAAGTTTCAGACTGACATGTTACAGTCAAGTCCTTCAGACCCGTTAATGTCTCCCGTCTCTCCCTCCCCTGTTCAAATGGCCAAG ATGAAGCGGTCAATCAGCCACCCAGGCACCTATAGTTATGAGAG GTCAAGTGTGCAAAAAGAGTGTGTGGCAGTACAGAGGTCGTCACAGAGACGCACACGGACATGCTCAGATACAGAAGCTCTTAGTGACGCTGGTACAGAGGAGATGGAGC GTCCTATGCTGGTTCCCAAAGCCAGTCTAAATGGTGACACCGCGACAGTCATCCCTGAAGAGATGGGTATGGGAACCCGCTTTGGATCAGAAACGGACACTCCAGAGTCAGACCTGTCACTTTGA
- the gucy1b2 gene encoding guanylate cyclase soluble subunit beta-2 → MDDTLFSHASAVSSADTIFIQHKDITPFTPSLSQSVRPASCGRVQSCPLPGHLYRCNGQSPPPLCLLGNNVYGFINTCLRTLVVERFGEETWEELRLLAEVQDTFMTYEIYDDVITLRLVQEACKMLDVSSEVVLKLFGEYFFSFCKMSGYDTMLRTLGGNLVEFIENLDALHSYLALSYEEMNAPSFRVERTNDGRTLLHYYSDRKGLHYIVPGIIEAVAKDFFGSKVTMTILEQPEEEERTGKKEHVIFLMTQTSEGTGKEAHSNGGVVSRETKCLTKMSNSITHSFCPSYPKRLWIEEQAFCNAFPFHIVFDQDLIVKQTGVNIQKFVPGLQKMGSRLDEYFSVVHPEVTLNIHSIKKFINSQFVLKTKREMLPESFQNQSMLKLRGQMVWMESLHCMVYLCSPKLRSLQELEERGLHLADIAQHDTTRDLILLNQQRLAEIELSNQLERKKEELRILSRHLEVEKKKTETLLYAMLPRHVANQLKEGKKVDSGEFKVCTILFSDVVTFTNICAACEPIQIVHMLNSMYSKFDRLTNVHDVYKVETIGDAYMVVGGVPIPKDTHAERVANFALGMRIAAREVTNPITGKPIQIRVGLHTGPVLAGVVGEKMPRYCLFGDTVNTASRMESHGVPDHIHLSPFTYRALKDKMFEIRERGEIQVKGKGLMATYFLIQNLHLSENQIMGKGEEETCIYKDDQQEVEHGPDNNAAKEQNNVSEGEEERTSSVKEQSRSSSAHLSADDPSPEPFADLAPSVSAVQYYLPDYSEPLENGLPPENININSRLCTML, encoded by the exons TACGGCTTCATTAACACATGCTTGAGAACGCTAGTGGTGGAGAGGTTTGGAGAAGAGACGTGGGAAGAACTGAG GTTATTGGCAGAGGTCCAAGACACCTTTATGACCTATGAAAtctatgatgatgtcatcaccCTTCGTCTGGTGCAAGAGGCTTGCAAAATGCTGG ATGTCTCCTCTGAGGTGGTATTGAAGCTGTTTGGAGAATACTTCTTCAGTTTCTGTAAAATGTCTGGCTATGACACAATGTTACGAACTCTTGGTGGAAACCTGGTGGAATTCATTGAAAACCTTGACGCCCTCCATAGTTACCTGGCACTGTCATATGAG GAAATGAATGCTCCTTCTTTTCGGGTGGAGCGAACAAATGACGGCAGGACATTGCTCCACTATTACTCTGACAGGAAAGGACTCCACTACATAGTCCCTG GCATTATTGAAGCCGTGGCAAAGGATTTCTTTGGCAGCAAAGTGACCATGACCATCCTGGAGCAGCCAGAGGAGGAAGAACGCACGGGAAAGAAAGAACATGTGATCTTCCTCATGACACAGACAAGTGAAGGGACCGGAAAAGAAGCTCACTCAAATGGAGGGGTTGTGAGTAGGGAGACAAAGTGTCTGACAAAAATGTCAA ACAGCATTACACATTCATTCTGCCCCAGTTATCCAAAGAGACTATGGATTGAGGAGCAAGCCTTCTGCAATGCTTTCCCCTTTCATATTGTCTTTGACCAAGAT CTTATAGTAAAACAGACTGGAGTGAACATCCAGAAGTTTGTGCCAGGGCTGCAGAAGATGGGGTCCCGTCTGGATGAGTACTTCAGCGTGGTCCATCCTGAGGTCACCCTTAATATCCACAGcatcaagaagttcatcaacagCCAGTTTGTTCTGAAAACAAAGAGGGAGATGCTTCCTGAGAGCTTCCAAAATCAATCCATGCTCAAACTGCGAG GTCAGATGGTATGGATGGAGTCTCTCCACTGCATGGTGTATCTGTGCTCTCCAAAGCTACGTAGTCTGCAGGAGCTGGAAGAGCGAGGGCTGCACCTGGCCGACATTGCTCAGCATGACACCACACGCGACCTCATCCTGCTTAACCAGCAGCGACTGGCTGAGATCGAATTGTCCAACCAGCTGGAGCGCAAGAAGGAGGAGCTACGCATCCTCTCACGCCACTTAGAGgtagagaagaagaagacagaGACGCTGCTGTACGCCATGCTGCCACGCCACGTAGCCAACCAGTTAAAAGAGGGGAAGAAGGTTGATTCAG GCGAGTTCAAGGTGTGCACAATTCTCTTCAGTGACGTGGTCACCTTCACAAATATCTGTGCAGCTTGCGAGCCCATCCAGATAGTCCACATGCTCAACTCCATGTACTCAAAGTTCGACCGCCTCACGAACGTCCATGATGTCTACAAG GTTGAAACGATTGGCGATGCCTATATGGTTGTTGGTGGTGTGCCCATCCCAAAGGACACCCATGCGGAGCGTGTGGCAAACTTTGCCTTGGGCATGAGAATTGCTGCTAGGGAGGTCACCAACCCCATCACAGGGAAGCCAATACAG ATCAGAGTGGGTCTACACACAGGTCCTGTGCTGGCCGGAGTAGTGGGTGAAAAAATGCCCCGGTACTGCCTGTTTGGAGACACAGTCAACACAGCCTCGCGAATGGAGAGTCATGGTGTCCCAGACCATATACACCTAAGCCCTTTTACATACAG GGCTCTGAAGGATAAAATGTTTGAAATTCGTGAAAGAGGTGAGATCCAGGTGAAGGGCAAAGGATTGATGGCCACCTACTTCCTGATTCAGAACCTGCATCTGTCCGAAAATCAGATCATGGGCAAAGGAGAAGAGGAGACATGTATCTACAAAGATGATCAGCAGGAGGTGGAGCATGGGCCAGACA ATAATGCTGCAAAAGAGCAGAACAATGTTTCCGAAGGGGAGGAAGAGAGAACATCTTCTGTCAAAGAGCAAAGCAGGAGCTCCTCTGCCCACCTCTCGGCTGATGACCCCTCACCTGAGCCCTTTGCGGATCTTGCTCCTAGTGTCTCGGCAGTCCAGTACTACTTACCAGACTACTCTGAACCCCTGGAGAATGGTCTTCCTCCAGAAAACATTAACATCAACTCCCGTCTCTGTACAATGCTTTAG